Proteins encoded by one window of Salvia splendens isolate huo1 chromosome 14, SspV2, whole genome shotgun sequence:
- the LOC121764713 gene encoding serine/threonine-protein kinase PCRK1-like encodes MRWCFHLFGGEEEEEPKTRKPDSVRTSVETRQSGLQSRGLNRPPNLPKRPSNLKVFTLLELKQITRNFSNSAKLGEGGFGCVFKGFIKSSEDPDKKIAVAIKQLGKQGQQGHKEWITEVDLLGVVDHPNLVKLIGYCAEDDERGIQRLLMYEYMPNGSVFDHLSRSTDSLPWATRLRVALDAARGLAYLHEEMDFQIIFRDFKSSNILLDEQWNAKLSDFGLARLGPQEGRTHVSTAVVGTMGYAAPEYVRTGHLTSMSDVWSYGVFLYELITGRRPLERNRPKKEQKLLEWIKPHLSDARKFEQILDPRLKAEGNHILKSAMKLSIVANRCLVRAAKTRPKMSELAVMVNEVVDACSGSGSGSGRVAPPFKRNEPTRRVRDRTGTVARPTRPRTRKLVNT; translated from the exons ATGAGGTGGTGTTTCCATTTATTCGgtggagaggaagaggaagagccAAAGACCCGAAAGCCTGACTCGGTACGTACCTCAGTTGAGACGAGACAATCTGGTCTTCAGTCGAGAGGACTAAACCGGCCCCCAAATTTGCCAAAGAGACCGAGTAATCTCAAGGTTTTTACCCTCTTGGAGCTGAAGCAAATAACTAGGAATTTTAGTAATAGTGCTAAGCTTGGGGAGGGTGGATTCGGATGTGTTTTTAAGGGTTTTATCAAGAGCTCGGAAGATCCGGATAAGAAGATTGCCGTGGCTATAAAACAACTTGGTAAACAAGGACAACAG GGTCACAAAGAGTGGATCACGGAGGTCGACCTTCTTGGCGTTGTTGACCATCCGAATCTGGTGAAACTGATTGGATACTGCGCGGAGGATGATGAGAGGGGAATCCAACGACTTCTCATGTACGAGTATATGCCTAATGGAAGCGTGTTTGACCATCTATCAAGATCCACCGACTCCCTCCCCTGGGCTACGAGGCTGAGGGTTGCCCTAGATGCTGCTCGTGGCCTCGCCTACTTGCACGAGGAAATGGATTTTCAG ATCATCTTCAGGGACTTCAAGTCATCGAACATCCTCCTAGACGAGCAGTGGAACGCTAAGCTGTCGGACTTCGGATTAGCCCGGCTGGGCCCCCAAGAAGGACGAACGCACGTCTCCACCGCT GTGGTGGGAACTATGGGGTACGCGGCACCTGAATACGTGAGAACCGGGCATCTGACATCAATGAGCGACGTGTGGAGCTACGGTGTGTTCCTATACGAGCTCATCACAGGGAGGCGGCCGTTGGAACGGAACCGCCCAAAAAAGGAGCAGAAGCTATTGGAGTGGATAAAGCCACACCTATCGGATGCAAGGAAATTCGAGCAGATATTGGATCCAAGGCTCAAAGCTGAAGGAAATCACATCCTTAAATCAGCTATGAAGCTATCGATAGTCGCTAATCGCTGCTTGGTCCGTGCTGCCAAAACAAGGCCCAAGATGAGCGAGCTGGCCGTAATGGTCAATGAAGTCGTCGATGCATGCTCAGGCTCAGGCTCAGGCTCGGGCCGTGTTGCACCACCTTTCAAGCGTAATGAGCCAACAAGAAGGGTAAGGGACCGTACCGGGACCGTTGCTCGTCCCACCCGTCCTCGCACACGGAAGCTAGTCAACACTTAA